The genomic stretch GCCTGTTTTGCGGCTCACGCTACCTCTGGAGCACAAAGGTGAGATTTAGAAGCCCGGGGAGCATTGCTGCGGAAATCTCTGAACTCAGAAATCTCGGCCTTAACGTCATCCGTTTTGACGACGACACCTTCGGAGTCAACCGCAAGTACATATACGAACTTTCCGGCGCCATATCCTCCTGTTGCCCGGACATTAAGTGGAGTTGCGAAATTCACGTTAAACTCATTGATGAGGAAATTGTCTCCAGGATGAAAAATGCCGGCTGCTACAGTATCCAAATCGGCATAGAGTCAGGCAATAACGAAATGTTGAAGAAAATCAGAAAAAACATAACCATAGAGGACGCCTTTGCCGCCTCAAAGTTAATAAGGTCACATGGCATTGAGGTTCAAACGTTTTTTATGATAGGCTTCCCTGATGAAACCGAGGATACCCTCAAAGACACCATATCGGCAATAGAGAAAATAGACAGTGACGCTGTATCATACAGTATTTTTACACCATATCCCGGCACGGAGTTGTTTACAACATGTAAAGAACGCGGGCTGGTTGACGATAATTTTGACGTTTCTCTGTATAACCATCAGAGCCCGGCCAATCACTTCTGCTCACACATCTCACATGAGAGGTTTCGTGAGCTTGCCCTTGTGGCCGAAAAACTGGTAGATAAAAGGAATAATGTAAAAATGCTTAAGAGAGTGCTGTCTTTGGGCACGCTACGTCTTGTGAAAGATATGGGAGTGAGGGCTGCCGCATCAAAAGGGTTGTCCTTTGTTAGAAACTATCTCAATAATCGTTAAACGGGAGTACCCGAAAATTTTAAAAGATACAGCAATAGGACGCATGGGGTACAATGTGCTGGCTATATCCGGGGGAGTAGTGGTTCTTTTTCTGATTCTGGCAGCCGCATTTGCCCCCCTTATATCTCCATATGACCCCGATGCTATTGACAGACATCGGATACTGTCAGCCCCGGATATGTCTCACCTCCTGGGCACAGACGACCTTGGACGCGATGTGCTAAGCAGAATGCTCTACGGGGCAAGGATTTCCCTCTCAGTAGGGTTTGTCTCTGTTGGTCTTGCCACACTTATAGGCATAGCGGTAGGAGCGGCGGCAGGGTTTTACGGCGCTTTTATTGACAGGATAATAATGCGCTTTGTTGATATTATGCTTGCTATTCCAACTTTTTTTCTTATCCTTGCCGTGATAGCCTTTCTTGATTCAAGCATATGGAATATAATGGCCGTAATTGGGGTAACATCATGGATGGGTGTGGCACGACTGGTGAGGGCGGAGTTTCTGTCGCTTAAAACCCGTGAGTTCGTTCTTTCGGCAAAGAGCTTAGGGGCGTCGGATATCAGGTTAATAGTCCGGCACATGCTGCCCAATGCGCTTGCCCCTGTGATAGTCTCAGCTGTGCTGGGCATAGCCGGAGCTGTTCTTGTTGAATCAGCCCTGAGTTTTTTGGGTATCGGCGTGCAGCCGCCAACGCCAAGTTGGGGTAACATTCTATCCGCCGGTAAGGATAACCTTGAAATAGCGTGGTGGCTCTCGGTGTTTCCCGGTATGGCTATTCTGATTACCGTCCTTGGGTACAACTTGCTTGGTGAGGGACTGCGTGATATTCTGGACCCAAGACTATGGGATGGGCAAAGATGATCTTAAGCAGTGCTAACTATGACAAAACATTGTACAAAAACATCTATACATTGTGAGGAGAAAGGGCTCAAGGGGGCTTAGTCCCTTGCGGATGGGTTTTGAGGAAGGCGGCGCCTTCCCTAATTCTTTCTATTTTTTATATGTTATCTGTTGACGAATTATCATCAAATACGCCGGATGCGGGGCGGGCGCTTGGTAATTTAAGGGCTTTTTTTAAGGAGCATCCCAGCGTTGTAGAGTCACTTTCCGATGGCGAGTTACACTCTATAGCAGTGCTTTTTGGTTACAGCCAGTTTCTTGCTGCTTATGTGTTAAATGAACCGGAGCCGCTTGTCTTTGCTCTAAGGAGTATGGCAGTGGATGTAACTGCGGAGTATCTGCGTTCAGAGATGATTTCTTTTTCTCCTGAGACGGAGATAAACTCAAGACTCAGAAAATTCAAAAAGAAGTATCTCCTTTTAATAACCCTCCGGAACGTTACTAACAGAACCGACACAATAGCTTCCATGAAAGAGCTAAGCGCTCTTGCCGATGTGCTTACGGAGACTGCCCTGGCGGTTGTAAGAAAAACACTGGCTGAGCAGCACGGAGAGCCGCAGGATGACGCATTTTCTGTGCTGGCACTTGGTAAGCTTGGGGCAAACGAGCTAAACTACAGCTCCGATGTGGATTTTATATGCCTCTACGGTACGGCTTCAGGGCAAACCGGTGGAATTTTAAACCTAAGCGGTGTCAGGACAAACCGGATTAGCAATCATGAGTTTTACTGTAAAGTTACCGAGGGACTCAGCAAGGTACTCAATCAGAACACGGCGGATGGGTTTGTCTATCGGGTGGACTTAAGGTTGCGCCCGCAGGGCAGCAGAGGGCCGCTTGCAATGTCTTTGAATGCCTATGAGCAGTACTACGAATCATGGGGCAGGGAGTGGGAGCGGCTTGCACTCATCAGAGCACGACATATAGCAGGGGATGCCGCCCTGAGTGCAGAATTTTTTAAAATGACACTACCTTTTGTCTATAGAAAATACATTGATATGCGCTCTATTGATGAGATTAAAAAGCTCAAAAAAAAGATAGATTCCACATTTGATGAAAAAGACATAAAGAAAGGTTACGGAGGTATCCGCGAGATAGAGTTTTTTACTCAGGCTCTGCAGCTGGTCTATGGTGGACAATCTCCAATTTTAAGAGAAAGAGGACTGCTTATCGCCCTGCATAAGTTAACCCAGAAAAAGCTGATTGGATATGACGATTATTCAATTCTATGCAACCACTACCTGTATTTAAGAAAACTTGAGCACTGTATTCAGATGCTAAATGACATTCAAACCCACTCACTGCCAACCGATGTACAACAACTGGAGGCACTGGCAAGAAAGATGGGGAATAATACCACAGAAGAGTTCATGTCGTTGCTGCAAAATAAGAGACGGCAGGTGAGGCAAATTTATGATTCCCTCTTTGGAGCAAGCGCCTCAAGCACACCGGATGAGCAACAAAGCGTAGAAACCGTATTTGATAAACACAAGTCCGGCAAACTCATGGAGCTTCTCACGGAAAGGCAAATCCGAAACCCTGAGAGGGTAAACTACAGTGCCGGTAAGATAGCCGATACGATGAGTATCTTTCAAACGCTGCAAAGCAGAAAACTTCAGGATGCGATAATGCCTATATTTGCCGCTGCATCACTGGACTCAGTTAACCCTGAAATGGCTTTTAGTAATTTGCAGAGATTTTCTGAAATCCTTGTAACAACACCGCCGTACCTGGAGCTTTTTAACTCAAACCGGTGGCTTATTCATACGTTGGTTGAGATTTTTGCAGTGAGCCCGTATCTGACCTCTGTTGTAACCGGAGACAAAAAGTATCTGGATATGCTCTCCGGCGGCACTCAGGTTACAAAACCCCTGTCCGTTATGGTTCTCGAGCTTCAGGATATGCTTAAGTCCACTGGTTCTCTGTCAGAGGCGGTGTCGGCATTTAAGAAAATGGAGGAGCTCAGAATAGGAATTGCCTATATGAGGGGAACAAAATCACTTAGAGATACGCTTAAGGGGCTTAGCCGTATAGCGGATGCAATAATAAGGTGCATTGTACATTCCATATCCTCAGAGCTGAATTTAAATGTGGCTGGTTTTGGCAAGTTTGGCGGCAGGGAGCTGACTTTCGGCTCAGACTTAGACGTGGTGTTTATAGCTGATAATGCCCAGGATGAGAGCATAAATGCAGCATCTGAGAGAATATTGAGAACGTTGACAGCCTATACACGGGAAGGTTATACATATAAGGTTGATACAAGACTGCGTGCTGAGGGTTCAAAGGGACAGCTTGTAAATACTCTAAACGGCCTGTATGACTATTACATGAACAAAGCAAGGGTTTGGGAGATTCAGGCTCTTATCAAGGCACGCCCGATAACCGGCAGCCGGTGGTTTAAAAAGGAGTTTATAAGTCTTAAACAAGCGGTCATACCGGTTCGGGGAGCTGATGTTACAGCCCTTGAGATAAAAGCGATGCGGGGTAAAATCAAACGTGAACTTCTAAAACCCGGGGAAGGGCTAAACGTAAAACTTCAAAGCGGCGGCATTGAGGACATAGAGTTTCTAAGCCAGTACTTAGTGCTTAAGCACTCTGGTGAAAGGCCGTCAATTATAGTTCCGGGGACGGTTACCGCCCTGACCAGATTAGCCCGCTACGGTTTTTTACCTGATAAGGAAAAAACAACACTGATTAGAAATTATCTCTTATTCCGAAACCTTGAAACTGCATTACGCTTACGCGGCGAAAAAACACTTAAAGAAGACAGGGCAACACTGCAGGGAATAGTATCAGTGCCTGGATTTTCAGGGATTTCTGATTTTAAAGAAACAATTCATGCAGCTCTGTCTGAAACATCCGGCATCTGCGGCAAGTATGAAGTAATATAAGGGAAAGTAAGAAAGATAAGAGAAGAAATGTTAGTAATACCAAATGAACATACTTTTGAACATTATTGTAGATGATTGAATGCAGCTTGGTATTAGTGGTATATATTTTATTAACATGAAACTACCGGCATGAATGAACCTACAAAACCAAATACTATAGTGTTTCGTGCTGATTCATCCGATGAGTCCGGTACCGGCCATGTGATGAGGTGTTTTGCGCTTGCTCAGGCGTTTAAGGACAGAGGTGCTGAGGTGGTTTTCATAACGTATTGTCAATCAGATGATTTGACAGAGAGGCTGGAAGGTGAGGGATTTAAAGTTTACCGTCTTAAAAACTACTATCCGTATGCAGACGGTATTGTTGAGTCTGTGGAGTATTTAGAGCATTATAAAGACTGTGCTATTGTGTGTGATGGAGTATTGTTTGATTTAAAATATTATGAAAGAATAAAGAGTTATGGCTATAAACTTATAGTAATAGATGATATGGCGGCTCAGCCTTTTTATAATGCCGATGTAGTGATAAACCAAAATCTTCACGGTTTGGATTTAAAATACAATTTTGGGCCAAATACAAGGCTTTTGCTGGGAAATAAATATGTAATATTAAGACGGGAGTTTTTGAAGTATATTGGAGTTAAAAAGCAATTTAATGAAGGCTTCACACG from Nitrospirae bacterium YQR-1 encodes the following:
- the glnE gene encoding bifunctional [glutamate--ammonia ligase]-adenylyl-L-tyrosine phosphorylase/[glutamate--ammonia-ligase] adenylyltransferase yields the protein MRKAAPSLILSIFYMLSVDELSSNTPDAGRALGNLRAFFKEHPSVVESLSDGELHSIAVLFGYSQFLAAYVLNEPEPLVFALRSMAVDVTAEYLRSEMISFSPETEINSRLRKFKKKYLLLITLRNVTNRTDTIASMKELSALADVLTETALAVVRKTLAEQHGEPQDDAFSVLALGKLGANELNYSSDVDFICLYGTASGQTGGILNLSGVRTNRISNHEFYCKVTEGLSKVLNQNTADGFVYRVDLRLRPQGSRGPLAMSLNAYEQYYESWGREWERLALIRARHIAGDAALSAEFFKMTLPFVYRKYIDMRSIDEIKKLKKKIDSTFDEKDIKKGYGGIREIEFFTQALQLVYGGQSPILRERGLLIALHKLTQKKLIGYDDYSILCNHYLYLRKLEHCIQMLNDIQTHSLPTDVQQLEALARKMGNNTTEEFMSLLQNKRRQVRQIYDSLFGASASSTPDEQQSVETVFDKHKSGKLMELLTERQIRNPERVNYSAGKIADTMSIFQTLQSRKLQDAIMPIFAAASLDSVNPEMAFSNLQRFSEILVTTPPYLELFNSNRWLIHTLVEIFAVSPYLTSVVTGDKKYLDMLSGGTQVTKPLSVMVLELQDMLKSTGSLSEAVSAFKKMEELRIGIAYMRGTKSLRDTLKGLSRIADAIIRCIVHSISSELNLNVAGFGKFGGRELTFGSDLDVVFIADNAQDESINAASERILRTLTAYTREGYTYKVDTRLRAEGSKGQLVNTLNGLYDYYMNKARVWEIQALIKARPITGSRWFKKEFISLKQAVIPVRGADVTALEIKAMRGKIKRELLKPGEGLNVKLQSGGIEDIEFLSQYLVLKHSGERPSIIVPGTVTALTRLARYGFLPDKEKTTLIRNYLLFRNLETALRLRGEKTLKEDRATLQGIVSVPGFSGISDFKETIHAALSETSGICGKYEVI
- the pseG gene encoding UDP-2,4-diacetamido-2,4,6-trideoxy-beta-L-altropyranose hydrolase, with translation MNEPTKPNTIVFRADSSDESGTGHVMRCFALAQAFKDRGAEVVFITYCQSDDLTERLEGEGFKVYRLKNYYPYADGIVESVEYLEHYKDCAIVCDGVLFDLKYYERIKSYGYKLIVIDDMAAQPFYNADVVINQNLHGLDLKYNFGPNTRLLLGNKYVILRREFLKYIGVKKQFNEGFTRVLITFGGMDTNNYTEKILLMIKDMVDSGALKEPLELTVITGAANKNAERIRAIELPVRSVFLHNAGNMPELMLNHDIAITSGGTTVWELAFMGVPSIVGRTAQIEDYLVNGLRKCGLFADAGWYETLKKEDFAGIFLKLTDDKELRKEMSAKAQGFIDGKGAQRVGEAVFENHQTKQLL
- a CDS encoding B12-binding domain-containing radical SAM protein; protein product: MRKKLLLIEPPFYRLYKDTYALEIFPLSIGYLSSVVKCDTNWDVMAYNADFTPNAEIMQVSYLAGAGYRNYLNNLKDPGYKVWQEVKKTISSYRPDVIGITTKSQNFASARTIAKIAKEINPKIIIIAGGPHPTMVGKDVFKCPDIDALAVGEGEETLVDFLRKIQSRESLDTVNGLMYRKNGIISVTPPRAYIQDLDTLPFPHQSAKDVLKDYDKYPLSAFKSIFAARGCPYNCLFCGSRYLWSTKVRFRSPGSIAAEISELRNLGLNVIRFDDDTFGVNRKYIYELSGAISSCCPDIKWSCEIHVKLIDEEIVSRMKNAGCYSIQIGIESGNNEMLKKIRKNITIEDAFAASKLIRSHGIEVQTFFMIGFPDETEDTLKDTISAIEKIDSDAVSYSIFTPYPGTELFTTCKERGLVDDNFDVSLYNHQSPANHFCSHISHERFRELALVAEKLVDKRNNVKMLKRVLSLGTLRLVKDMGVRAAASKGLSFVRNYLNNR
- a CDS encoding ABC transporter permease; the protein is MGYNVLAISGGVVVLFLILAAAFAPLISPYDPDAIDRHRILSAPDMSHLLGTDDLGRDVLSRMLYGARISLSVGFVSVGLATLIGIAVGAAAGFYGAFIDRIIMRFVDIMLAIPTFFLILAVIAFLDSSIWNIMAVIGVTSWMGVARLVRAEFLSLKTREFVLSAKSLGASDIRLIVRHMLPNALAPVIVSAVLGIAGAVLVESALSFLGIGVQPPTPSWGNILSAGKDNLEIAWWLSVFPGMAILITVLGYNLLGEGLRDILDPRLWDGQR